Below is a window of Penaeus monodon isolate SGIC_2016 chromosome 26, NSTDA_Pmon_1, whole genome shotgun sequence DNA.
gtgtgtgtgtgtgtgtgtgtgtgtgtgtgtgtattttatatctttCACAGCAGTTTTAATGAACCGTGTCGTGTAAGTTTCTTCACATCAAATAAAGTTGTTTCAGAAGAATTTAAAATGTATTGAATTTCATTTGACTTGAATGACTTTTTTGTAAGCTTTAATTTTGATGTATTGATGTGTAAGCAACAAGTTTTCATTAATTAAGGTTGAAGTAGCTTGCCcaactttcttttcttcatttttcagaAAATGTTTGGTCAGGCTTCATGGATTGCTGGAGTGTTGCAGGTACTGATACTTACACTGATGCCTCTTGTATCTCCTGTATTGAGACAAGAAGATGAAAATCTTTGGAGGTATTATGCTGCAGTTATGCGGGTCATGCGGAAGGTTGTCCATCTAGTTTTCACACTTCTCCGTCCAGCAAATAACCAAACGCCAAAAGAACTCTTGCTTGCTCTTCCAAACTTTTCTATTGCTCAGTATAACAGACTTGGGGAGGCTGTGAGACATAAACTGGACAACAACCACCCTACTGAGGAATATGATGTTACATTGCTCTATATGTTGCTTCAGAAAGTGTGTGGCCTTCCAAACCAGTGGTCAACACCTGGAACACTGGAGAATTTTCTCAAGATAATGAAGGACAAGCGGAATGAACTAGCTCATGAAGATCTTAGGTTGACCAGCCAAGATCTAGAAAGCCGTATATTATTACTGAAGAACCTTTGTCGGCAGGCCCTATTGAGGACTAGTCAGCAGACTGGATGTTCACTTgatgatgaaataagagagatggaggaaggaatggaggaagcaTTAACAACAGGGGTGCATATGTGGGAACCATACAGACTAGGACTTACTGATCTTAGGCAACAAAAGTCCAATATTATGATaagagaaggtaaaaaagaagTCAGAAGTCTTTCACAGAGGCTTCATATCCTTAATCCATTTGCATGGCTGTTAGAAAGAGAATTTTCTCAACATACAGTAAGTGATGTATTTACAGAGTTGACTCTCAGGGGCCAAGAGGTAGTGGAGATGAAAAACTTATTAGTTACAGAATTACCATCAGGAGGATTTCCTGAAACTATCATAATATGTGGCTCACCAGGCATTGGGAAAACCAGCTTCATGAGGTTCATTTTACATGACTGGCTCTCTGGTGCCCCTGAACTCCAAGGTCTTAATTCCTTTGATCTACTATTACATGTAGAGGCGCGACATGTCATGAGTAGTAATGTGTGTCAGTTGCTGAGGCATGAGTTGCTGCCGCAAACCTGCAAACTTCTGGAAGATGATGATGTTGTATCAACACTGCAAGAATTATCTGTGCTGTGGTTATTAGATGGTTATGATGAGGCATCAGCAAATACTAAGCAAATCATTAAGGAAATTATAAGGAAATTTTCATACTCCAAAATATTGATTTCTACAAGAACTGAATGTACAAAGGAAGTTGAAATGGCTATCAGTGATTTTCATCTAAGTCACATAGTGTTTCAGATTGTTGGGCTTTCCACAAACAACATGAAGGCATGTGCTAAGAAACTTTTTGATTTATATGTAATCAGGGAAGATATGCGGAAAGAAAATCTGGaatcatttttgggttttctagTTAGACAAAATATTGAAATGCAAGATATTTTCAGGATTCCATTATTCCTaacaatattagcattattatggaTTGACAATGCTTCTGAAATATCAAAGGCCACAACTTCTACAAAGATCTTGATGATTCTTGTTGATCATATTGTCAAGAAAATGATCACCAGACAATCATTTAAGAGATCAGGTCTAACTGACAGAAATCTGAAAAGAAGGGTTGACTCATTCCTTGATGATTTAGGATATGCATTGTTAAGTGAAATGAATCTTGATGCCAGCAGTGAATTGGTTGACTGGCTAGAGGAAAGGTGTGAAGAACTTGGACTACCCTTTGAAGATACTATGTCACCATTCTTCACCTTTATAGTAGAATCATCTGCAAGTACAACAAGAGAGACTTACTTCATTAACCACAGGACATTGGGGGAATTCCTCATTGCAAGAGTGTTTTGTAGAAGGATGATATCAGAGGACTGGGATGTATTTACTACAACTGAAGAATTCAAAAGAATACAATATATTcacttgcaaaaacaaaaaagggcatatatatcttccagtttAAGGGAGTTGTATGAAAGACATGAACCTAATCTCACTGTGCATAATCtagttgatgataatgaggaatgtTATGAAAGTGATGATCTGAAAGATTCTGTTTATGGTTATGAACAGGTATTTAACAATATCAATTTTTCTGAAACTCGGCTAGATGCTTCACGAGACTATTGTTCAAGGTTATTTTGTTTGGTCTTGAGGCTACAGATATCCATGTGTGGTCAGTTTATCTCAGGCTATTTGAAGATTAAAAATGAAATCACCCCCAAGAGAGCAgaacaaatatactatatttacagcATGGTATATACTAGAGCAGAAGTATGGCTTCATCTAATTACAGAAATGGAAGAAGATGACATATTCTTAAAACAATGCTCACCGTATCTCAGGATTTTCCAGTGGAATGTTGGTCTCCAAAACCAAGCTTACCAAA
It encodes the following:
- the LOC119589938 gene encoding uncharacterized protein LOC119589938; the encoded protein is MFGQASWIAGVLQVLILTLMPLVSPVLRQEDENLWRYYAAVMRVMRKVVHLVFTLLRPANNQTPKELLLALPNFSIAQYNRLGEAVRHKLDNNHPTEEYDVTLLYMLLQKVCGLPNQWSTPGTLENFLKIMKDKRNELAHEDLRLTSQDLESRILLLKNLCRQALLRTSQQTGCSLDDEIREMEEGMEEALTTGVHMWEPYRLGLTDLRQQKSNIMIREGKKEVRSLSQRLHILNPFAWLLEREFSQHTVSDVFTELTLRGQEVVEMKNLLVTELPSGGFPETIIICGSPGIGKTSFMRFILHDWLSGAPELQGLNSFDLLLHVEARHVMSSNVCQLLRHELLPQTCKLLEDDDVVSTLQELSVLWLLDGYDEASANTKQIIKEIIRKFSYSKILISTRTECTKEVEMAISDFHLSHIVFQIVGLSTNNMKACAKKLFDLYVIREDMRKENLESFLGFLVRQNIEMQDIFRIPLFLTILALLWIDNASEISKATTSTKILMILVDHIVKKMITRQSFKRSGLTDRNLKRRVDSFLDDLGYALLSEMNLDASSELVDWLEERCEELGLPFEDTMSPFFTFIVESSASTTRETYFINHRTLGEFLIARVFCRRMISEDWDVFTTTEEFKRIQYIHLQKQKRAYISSSLRELYERHEPNLTVHNLVDDNEECYESDDLKDSVYGYEQVFNNINFSETRLDASRDYCSRLFCLVLRLQISMCGQFISGYLKIKNEITPKRAEQIYYIYSMVYTRAEVWLHLITEMEEDDIFLKQCSPYLRIFQWNVGLQNQAYQKLLKYATPQSVLLQSSGDWELKHMHEYVHVFSKVPTDINIHFRDLYYHKEQNTAVVLQCLKIIFADCARCYLTTLCCPVDNACVNILKKASYLQELLVKVSTLQDAKDLAKVTCELPQLKYLEVVFDPVIMSAEPETLPTFNVFQRHRGSKLNNCRKQRKSGLGSMLNFELLQFISNKWKLPTGHCNSFCVQREVSSRNCIGCHHSPRSLFNTYNHFHAIKWHFRYIKVLKKLYFIINKILLFTRGKNHSKSFNPFARWNDKDGLWWYLLVLHVTRGLLQEHKESIALHNRILKFTHTFSNKVKTVPIKLVFPESLASDPVKFGAAVAKLCPNPRGVVIAGDTQQLHCYKTSLLMCWIYFSVSNVDEIHLVNFDNDSEDYRLDEFNVIFHIMRKFAPSIYYRTMSFGKGTSFG